One segment of Stenotrophomonas sp. SAU14A_NAIMI4_8 DNA contains the following:
- a CDS encoding discoidin domain-containing protein yields the protein MTLCADRCTTPPPHRRLAQALLLPTLALAAAVSAQNLPPRAQWQASASSQQVPAMAISHLIDNDPKTVTGGAFSPGHWFQIDLGKPAMLAGARLTWDVSNPEAYSLQTSLDGTQWQTAYVMADSLGGIETLYFAPRQARYLRLASPQRTSDWGVSIFEMEPLDTTLSARVAGLDATQTAALWQGGGTVALPAGKGGGHTLDIILPRAQPSTGLAVDWASVHGAARLQAQDAQGRWHELARDAQAATRQQSWLAADAPLDLQALRLTVQGDAPQVKRIRLLGPKAVMTPMKRYQIAASGAQRALFPASLHMQQTYWTAVGVHAGRQKSIFDEYGNIEAFKGAPLVQPIWRSADGRTAGAAGHPVQHALRDGWKPMPSAIWSPQPGLELRSEAFAIERDGQPVTFVRHRLHNTGTTAIEGTLNLAVRPMQMNPPWQNGGLSPIREVAVADNAVRVNGRILLQSLTSVDAAGSAPFGNEGDTEITAAIASGQLPAAKQASDATGLAAAALSYRIRLAPGASDAVVVAFPLGTANADANGVLPQAPALDLASLPRDGDTAFDTLASRASNDWQARLGQVGLRLPDPSLVDMLRAQAAYMLINQTGPAMQPGPRNYNRSFIRDGMATSAVLLRMGEAKVARDYLAWYSEHGVHDNGLVSPILNDDGSVNTGFGSDIEYDSQGQYITLVADVARLDGGPESVRAYLPKVKAALRFLQELRERTLVPGYMADQPSPERFAGILAPSISHEGYPSPTHSYWDDYWGLKGWHDGAWLAESLGDHETARWAHEQYKALYDALHASIRATMAWKGIDFIPSSADLGDGDPTGVSIALDPTGAQSVLPAEALRTTFARYLDDVRKRNQPGALYAYTPYEIRNVLSYVHLGQPEAADELLQGLLHDRRPLQWQVLAEVVHSRLRFPRYLGDMPHTWIGAEYGRTLFGMLMREDDDALSLLPGAPPSWVAGEGLAVDRLPTAYGTLQMQARQHDGSLTVSLGKGLRKGTPVRVWWPSRTLPKDVRVDGRAVSNFDKDGVLLAKSFKTLEARWP from the coding sequence ATGACGCTCTGCGCCGACCGCTGCACAACTCCCCCGCCGCACCGGCGCCTCGCCCAGGCACTGCTGCTGCCCACCCTCGCACTGGCGGCAGCGGTCAGCGCACAGAACCTGCCACCGCGCGCGCAATGGCAGGCCAGCGCCTCATCGCAGCAGGTGCCAGCGATGGCCATCAGCCACCTGATCGACAACGATCCGAAGACGGTGACCGGTGGCGCGTTCAGCCCCGGCCATTGGTTCCAGATCGATCTGGGTAAACCGGCAATGCTGGCAGGCGCGCGCCTCACCTGGGATGTCTCCAACCCCGAAGCCTATTCGCTGCAGACCTCGCTCGATGGCACGCAGTGGCAGACGGCCTACGTCATGGCCGATTCGCTGGGCGGCATCGAAACCCTGTACTTCGCGCCCCGCCAGGCCCGCTACCTGCGCCTGGCCAGCCCACAGCGCACGTCCGACTGGGGTGTGTCCATCTTCGAAATGGAACCGCTCGACACCACGCTCAGCGCACGGGTGGCCGGTCTGGATGCCACCCAGACCGCTGCGCTATGGCAGGGCGGCGGCACGGTTGCCCTACCCGCCGGCAAGGGCGGCGGCCACACGCTCGACATCATCCTGCCCCGCGCGCAGCCCAGCACCGGGCTGGCGGTGGACTGGGCCAGCGTGCACGGCGCCGCACGCCTGCAGGCACAGGACGCGCAAGGTCGCTGGCACGAGCTGGCGCGCGATGCGCAGGCTGCCACGCGGCAGCAGAGTTGGCTGGCAGCCGATGCACCGCTCGACCTGCAGGCACTGCGGCTGACCGTGCAAGGCGACGCACCGCAGGTCAAACGCATCCGCCTGCTCGGCCCGAAGGCCGTGATGACACCGATGAAGCGCTACCAGATCGCTGCCAGCGGCGCGCAGCGCGCGTTGTTCCCTGCCTCACTGCACATGCAGCAGACGTACTGGACGGCAGTGGGCGTGCACGCGGGCCGGCAGAAATCGATCTTCGACGAATACGGCAACATCGAGGCCTTCAAGGGTGCGCCGCTGGTTCAACCGATCTGGCGCAGCGCCGATGGCCGCACCGCCGGCGCCGCCGGACACCCCGTGCAGCACGCCCTTCGCGATGGCTGGAAGCCAATGCCATCGGCCATCTGGTCGCCGCAGCCGGGGCTGGAACTGCGCAGCGAGGCCTTCGCCATCGAGCGCGACGGTCAGCCGGTCACCTTCGTGCGCCATCGTCTGCACAACACCGGCACTACAGCGATCGAAGGCACGCTGAACTTGGCCGTGCGACCGATGCAGATGAACCCGCCTTGGCAGAACGGCGGGCTGTCGCCGATCCGCGAGGTGGCCGTTGCAGACAACGCCGTGCGCGTGAATGGCCGCATCCTGCTGCAGTCACTCACCAGCGTGGATGCCGCAGGCAGCGCACCGTTCGGCAACGAAGGCGACACCGAAATCACCGCGGCCATCGCCAGCGGACAGCTGCCTGCAGCGAAACAGGCCAGCGATGCCACCGGCCTGGCAGCGGCGGCGTTGAGCTATCGCATCCGCCTGGCCCCCGGTGCCAGCGATGCGGTGGTGGTGGCCTTCCCGCTGGGCACCGCCAACGCTGATGCCAATGGCGTGCTGCCGCAGGCACCGGCCCTCGACCTCGCGTCGCTGCCGCGCGACGGCGACACGGCCTTCGACACGCTGGCCAGCCGCGCCTCCAACGATTGGCAGGCACGGCTGGGCCAGGTGGGCCTGCGCCTGCCCGATCCTTCGCTGGTGGACATGCTGCGCGCGCAGGCCGCCTACATGCTGATCAACCAGACCGGTCCGGCCATGCAGCCCGGCCCCCGCAACTACAACCGTTCCTTCATCCGCGATGGCATGGCGACCTCGGCCGTGCTGCTGCGCATGGGCGAAGCCAAGGTCGCGCGCGACTACCTGGCCTGGTACAGCGAACACGGCGTGCATGACAACGGCCTGGTGTCACCCATCCTCAACGACGATGGCAGCGTGAATACCGGCTTCGGCTCGGACATCGAGTACGACAGCCAGGGCCAGTACATCACCTTGGTGGCCGATGTCGCACGGCTGGATGGCGGGCCGGAAAGCGTGCGTGCCTATCTGCCCAAGGTGAAGGCCGCGCTGCGCTTCCTGCAGGAACTACGCGAACGCACCCTGGTGCCGGGTTACATGGCCGACCAACCGTCGCCGGAGCGCTTCGCCGGCATTCTGGCGCCGTCGATCAGCCACGAGGGCTACCCCTCACCGACCCACAGCTACTGGGACGACTACTGGGGTCTGAAGGGCTGGCATGATGGCGCGTGGTTGGCCGAATCGCTGGGCGACCACGAAACCGCAAGGTGGGCGCACGAACAGTACAAGGCGCTGTACGACGCACTGCATGCCTCGATCCGCGCGACCATGGCATGGAAGGGCATCGACTTCATTCCGTCCTCGGCAGACCTCGGCGACGGCGACCCGACCGGTGTTTCGATCGCACTGGACCCCACCGGCGCGCAGAGCGTGCTGCCCGCCGAGGCCCTGCGCACCACCTTCGCCCGCTATCTGGACGATGTGCGCAAGCGCAACCAGCCCGGCGCGCTATATGCCTATACACCGTACGAAATCCGCAACGTGCTGAGCTACGTACACCTGGGCCAACCCGAAGCAGCCGACGAACTGCTGCAGGGCCTGCTGCACGATCGCCGGCCGCTGCAGTGGCAGGTGCTGGCGGAAGTAGTGCATTCACGTCTGCGCTTCCCGCGCTACCTGGGCGACATGCCGCACACCTGGATCGGCGCCGAGTACGGCCGCACCCTGTTCGGCATGCTGATGCGCGAAGACGACGACGCGCTGTCGCTGTTGCCGGGGGCGCCCCCGTCCTGGGTAGCGGGTGAAGGCCTGGCCGTGGACCGCCTGCCCACCGCCTACGGCACGCTGCAGATGCAGGCACGGCAGCACGACGGCAGCTTGACCGTGTCGCTCGGCAAAGGACTGCGCAAGGGCACGCCTGTGCGCGTGTGGTGGCCCAGCCGCACCTTGCCGAAGGACGTCCGCGTGGATGGGCGAGCGGTATCGAACTTCGACAAAGATGGCGTGCTGCTGGCGAAATCCTTCAAGACGCTTGAGGCGCGTTGGCCGTGA